A part of Arachis hypogaea cultivar Tifrunner chromosome 12, arahy.Tifrunner.gnm2.J5K5, whole genome shotgun sequence genomic DNA contains:
- the LOC112727732 gene encoding probable pectate lyase 8, with translation MEVSMKGFTLCLLLMALLSAYCATSINEGNVGTGSLQSSKNSSMVERSGDTLMNEHAVDNPEEIASMVDTTIRNHTARRNLNFFSCGSGNPIDDCWRCDKRWFAHRKRLADCGIGFGRNAIGGRDGRYYVVTDPGDDDPVNPKPGTLRHAVIQDRPLWIVFKRDMVITLKQELLMNSFKTIDARGVNVHIAYGACLTLQFITNVIIHGLHIHDCKPTGNAMVRSSPSHYGWRTMADGDGISIFGSSHIWIDHNSLSNCADGLIDAIMGSTAITISNNYFTHHNEVMLLGHSDSYVRDKQMQVTIAYNHFGEGLIQRMPRCRHGYFHVVNNDYTHWEMYAIGGSADPTINSQGNRYLAPQNPFAKEVTKRVDTGETIWKGWNWRSEGDLLLNGAYFTSSGAGAASSYARASSLAAKSSSLVGTLTSGAGVLSCRRGYMC, from the exons ATGGAGGTTTCTATGAAAGGCTTCACGCTCTGTCTTTTGCTCATGGCGCTGCTCTCAGCTTACTGCGCTACCTCAATTAACGA GGGCAATGTAGGAACGGGGAGCTTGCAGAGCTCGAAGAACTCGTCAATGGTGGAGAG GTCGGGTGACACTCTGATGAATGAGCACGCCGTTGATAATCCAGAGGAGATAGCTTCTATGGTTGATAC GACCATTCGCAACCATACAGCAAGAAGGAATCTGAATTTCTTCTCATGTGGATCTGGCAACCCGATCGATGACTGCTGGCGCTGCGACAAGCGCTGGTTCGCCCACCGAAAGCGCTTGGCAGATTGTGGCATTGGTTTTGGCCGCAATGCCATTGGAGGCCGTGATGGAAGGTACTATGTTGTCACTGACCCTGGCGATGATGACCCTGTTAATCCCAAACCCGGCACTCTTCGCCACGCTGTTATCCAAGACAGGCCATTGTGGATAGTCTTCAAGAGGGACATGGTCATTACTTTGAAACAAGAGCTTCTCATGAATAGCTTCAAGACCATAGATGCTCGTGGTGTCAATGTTCACATTGCTTATGGTGCTTGCCTTACACTACAGTTCATCACCAATGTAATCATCCATGGCCTCCATATCCATGATTGCAAGCCAACTGGGAACGCCATGGTTCGCAGCTCGCCGAGTCATTATGGATGGAGGACCATGGCTGATGGCGATGGAATCTCAATTTTTGGTTCAAGTCACATTTGGATTGACCACAACTCGCTGTCCAATTGTGCTGATGGACTCATTGATGCCATCATGGGGTCAACTGCTATTACCATTTCTAACAACTACTTTACCCACCATAATGAG GTTATGCTACTAGGACACAGTGACTCCTATGTTCGGGACAAGCAGATGCAAGTAACGATTGCCTACAACCATTTTGGGGAGGGTCTAATCCAAAGAATGCCAAG GTGTAGACATGGATATTTCCACGTGGTAAACAATGACTATACTCACTGGGAGATGTATGCAATTGGCGGCAGTGCTGATCCCACAATTAACAGCCAGGGCAACAGATACCTTGCCCCTCAGAACCCTTTTGCTAAGGAG GTGACAAAGAGGGTGGATACAGGGGAAACAATATGGAAAGGGTGGAATTGGAGGTCCGAGGGAGACCTTCTTCTGAATGGAGCATATTTCACTTCATCAGGAGCCGGAGCTGCGTCAAGCTATGCCAGAGCCTCGAGTCTTGCCGCCAAATCCTCTTCTTTGGTCGGAACCCTCACCTCTGGCGCCGGTGTTCTTAGCTGCCGCAGGGGCTACATGTGTTAA